A region of Stigmatopora nigra isolate UIUO_SnigA chromosome 6, RoL_Snig_1.1, whole genome shotgun sequence DNA encodes the following proteins:
- the LOC144198202 gene encoding uncharacterized protein LOC144198202: MTLTRGSFTYSSGEEYHGEWREGLRHGRGQLTFSDGTCYTGQFENGLFNGCGVLVFADGSRYEGEFVQGKFQGVGVFTRFDGMTFEGDFRSGCVQGSGLLTFADGGGGCHEGFFESSQLMRRESSQAAVQRAQAAAAKARALAM; the protein is encoded by the exons ATGACCCTGACACGAGGTTCCTTCACATACTCCAGCGGCGAGGAATACCACGGGGAATGGCGAGAAG GTCTTCGTCACGGCCGTGGTCAGCTGACCTTCAGTGACGGAACCTGTTACACCGGCCAGTTTGAAAACGGACTCTTCAACGGCTGTGGTGTGCTGGTCTTCGCTGACGGCTCCAG GTATGAAGGAGAATTTGTGCAGGGGAAGTTCCAAGGCGTTGGGGTCTTTACACGCTTTGATGGAATGACGTTTGAGGGCGACTTTAGAAGTGGTTGTGTGCAAGGTTCCG GGCTGTTGACATTTGCGGATGGCGGTGGTGGCTGCCATGAAGGTTTCTTTGAGAGCAGCCAGCTGATGCGGCGGGAGAGCAGCCAAGCCGCGGTCCAGAGGGCCCAAGCGGCCGCCGCCAAAGCCCGAGCCCTGGCCATGTGA